The following are from one region of the Silene latifolia isolate original U9 population chromosome 9, ASM4854445v1, whole genome shotgun sequence genome:
- the LOC141601666 gene encoding uncharacterized protein LOC141601666, which produces MRAAQDRQKSYADLRRSDIEFAVGNKVFLKMSSMKGMMRFSKRGKLSQKYIGPYDILDRVGEVAYSLALPPFLARAHNVFHVSQLRKYVSDPTHVLAAEIVEMDENLSYVEVAKEILDRKVRKTRNGEIALVKVLWSNHKVEEATWEAEAEIKEKYPDLFASGMLVTRT; this is translated from the coding sequence ATGAGAGCTGcacaggatcgacagaagagttatgctgATTTAAGGAGAAGTGATATTGAGTTTGCTGTAGGGAACAAAGTATTTTTGAAAATGTCTTCAATGAAAGGAATGATGCGTTTTAGCAAGAGAGGAAAGTTGAGCCAGAAATACATTGGGCCTTATGATATTTTAGACAGAGTTGGTGAAGTGGCATATAGTCTTGCACTACCACCATTCTTGGCAAGAGCTCATAATGTTTTTCATGTCTCACAATTGAGGAAATACGTGAGTGATCCTACTCATGTGTTAGCAGCTGAGATAGTTGAGATGGATGAGAATTTATCTTATGTGGAGGTGGCTAAGGAGATATTAgacaggaaagtgaggaagactaGAAATGGCGAGATTGCGTTGGTAAaagttctttggtctaatcataaagTAGAAGAGGCTACTTGGGAAGCTGAAGCTGAGATAAAAGAGAAGTATCCCGATTTGTTTGCTTCAGGTATGTTGGTTACGAGGACATAA